The following is a genomic window from Rhizobium sp. NRK18.
ACACATGCCTAAATTTGCAGCCATATTGCCGCCGCAAGTATTAATCGGGGCACTACTTGCACAAACGCCCGCGAATGCGCCGCCACACCACATTCCCATTCATTGCAAACACATGAAATAATTCATCTTTTCCGCACCTCTGGCGGACAGGATATGCCCGAGGCCGCCCGGCCTCTTTTTTAATCCGATCAAATAGAAAGCCTGTTTTTTATTCAACCCACTGCACAATTGCATAGCAGTAGCCTATTTTTTGCACTCGTTATTGCACTGCAGAAGAGCTACATAAAAGGCAACGAACAGCCGCACAGAGATTGATGCAGAGGCTGTCGCGAAGACCTTGAGGAAACCAACATGAGCCCGATTCGCTATGCCAAAAATTGGATCAATTATCGCCGCACTCTCAAAGAACTCGGCAACCTCTCCAGCCAAACCCTGGATGACATTGGCCTCAGCCGCTATGACATCCGCTCTATTGCAGCAAAGTCCTTCCGCTAATAAGCGCTAAGGCCTACTGCCTGGACCTACCCCAAAACGGCGCCCGAGTGGCGCCGTTTTCGTTTGCGGGCTTTTGCGCATGCCGCACGTCATGTTAAGGAGGCGCCCATGAGCAAGACATCCTCGACCGACACACCCATCCACGTCATTGGCGGCGGCCTCGCCGGATCCGAAGCGGCCTGGCAGATCGCCAGCGCCGGCATTCCCGTCATTCTCCATGAAATGCGCGGCGTGCGCGGCACGGACGCCCACAAGACCGACGGGCTCGCCGAACTCGTCTGCTCCAATTCCTTCCGCTCCGACGATGCGACGAGCAATGCCGTCGGCGTCATCCATGCCGAAATGCGGCTTGCCGGTTCGCTGATCATGCGCTCGGCCGATGCGCATCAGGTGCCGGCCGGTGGTGCGCTGGCCGTGGACCGCGACGGCTTTTCCGACGCCGTCACCGCCACGATTGCCGGTCATCCGCTGATCACCGTCGTGCGCGAGGAAATCAGCGGCCTGCCGCCTTCCGACTGGGGACAGGCGATCATCGCCACCGGGCCACTCACCGCGCCCTCGCTCGCCGCCGCCATCCAGGAGGAGACCGGCGCCGATGCGCTTGCCTTCTTCGACGCGATCGCCCCGATCGTGCATACCGACAGCATAGACATGGACATCTGCTGGTACCAATCGCGTTACGACAAGGTCGGTCCGGGCGGCACGGGCAAGGACTACATCAACTGCCCGATGAACGAAGAGCAGTACAATACCTTTGTCGACGCTCTGATCGCCGGCGACACCGTCGGCTTCAAGGAATGGGAAGGTACGCCCTATTTCGACGGCTGCCTGCCGATCGAGGTGATGGCCGAGCGCGGTCGCGAGACCTTGCGCCACGGTCCGATGAAGCCGATGGGGCTCACCGATGCCCACAACCCGACCGTCAAGCCCTATGCCGTCGTCCAGCTGCGCCAGGACAATGCGCTCGGCACGCTCTACAACATGGTCGGTTTCCAGACGAAGCTGAAATACGGCACGCAGGCCGAGATCTTCCGGATGATTCCGGGCCTCGAGAACGCAGAATTCGCGCGTCTCGGCGGCCTGCACCGCAATACCTACATCAATTCGCCCGTCCTGCTCGATCCGTCGCTGACGCTGAAGGGCCGTCCCGGCCTGCGCTTTGCCGGCCAGATCACCGGCTGCGAGGGGTATGTGGAAAGCGCCGCGATCGGGCTTTTGGCCGGCCGCTTCGCCGCTGCCGAGCAGAAAGGCGAGCCGATCTCGCTGCCGCCGGCGACGACCGCCCTCGGATCGCTGCTCAACCACATCACCGGAGGCCACATCGTCTCTGACGATGAGCCGGGCAAACGCTCCTTCCAGCCGATGAACATCAATTTCGGACTGTTTCCCGAACTCGCCCCCGGCTCGATCGTCAAGCCGGTCGAGGGCAAGCGGTTCCGTGGCAAGGAAAAGGCGGCAATGAAGAAGCGGCTGATGGCAGAGCGCGCGCTGGCCGACTGCGCCGATTGGCTGGGCCTTGAAACGCGCGAGAAGCAGGCCGTCTGACCCCTCGTTTCAACGCAGGTGACGCGAGGAAGGCCCGAAGGTCTTCCTCAGCTCGCCTTCTTGTCGGAATCCTTCAGGAGATTGCCGAGCAGCCAGAGCGAGACCTCCGAGGCCTCCTTGGCGCTTTTGAACTGGTATGTGCCATTGTGATAGGGCGCATCCAGGAATTCCACCTTCAGGCTGTTTTTTGCCGCGCCCTCGCCGGCGCGCACGCGGCCCGGCTGGATCAGGTGGCAGGCGAAGTGATTCTTCAGGCTGCGCATGAAGCCGGCCTTGTCGTCATGCAGACGCACGAAGACGGCATTGCCGTCGGCGGTTGAATGCAAGGCCCGGATCGCCTCGTCGGGATAGGCACGGCCGAACTCCATGATGGCGATGCCGGTATCGTGCAGTCCGTCCTCGTCATCCTGCTTGGCCATACGTGTCGCAACGATCGCCAGCAGAACCAGCGCACCAAAGACAACGCCCCAGATGATCAATCCCACGGATAATCTCCAATCTCCTGCGCAACGCTACAGGTTGTACCAGATTACGGGACGAGGCTTGCGCGAATATGAAATCGGCCCACGCTCAGAAGCGTTTGGTCACCATCGCCCTGACGAGCGTGAGCTGGCGACGCCATTGCGAAGGCTGCAACGGCTGATCGAACACGGACGCCTTCAGCTTCACGGCCTTCTGCAGGACCGATTCGGCAAGCGCCACCGGCAGAAAAGCCGCGAAGACATCGGGCGAAGGGCGCTGCTCCGCCCTCGCCTTCTTCAGATGATCGATGCCGAGCCCCGCAAAGGCGGAGATGGCGGCGCCGATCCGTTCCCTGTCCTGCCCTTCGAGAAAACCGTCGCGGTCGAGACCGGTCGCCGACAGGATATCGAGCGGCAGATAAAGCTGCCCGCGCTGGCGGTGACGCGGCATCAGGAGAAGCAGGCCGGCAATCGTCTGGGCAACGCCGGCGTGACCGGCGGCGGCGGCACTGTCGCCTGCCTTTTCCGGCGACAGCACCAGGCTTGCCAACTGGATCAGCGCCGACGCCGTCTCGCCGGCATAAGCTTCCAGCGTCGCCACGTCGGGCATCGGATCGTCATAAAGGTCGAAGATGCGCGCCTCGCTCATGGCGATCAGCGGCGCGGTTGGAAGCCGATGGGCAGCGATCGCCGCCATCAGCTCGGCCGAGAGCGGATTGGCTTCGGCCTGGCCGGGGTTCTGGCCCTCGATGATGTCGCGCCACCACTGCAGGCGGACTTCGCCCGGCAGAGGTTCATGCACAAGATCGCGTACCTTGGCGATTTCGGCATTGTACGCATAGAGCGCGACGAGTGCCCGCCGGCGCGCCTCCGGCGACAACAGCGCCACCAGATAGCGGTCGCGGTCGGTCTCGCGCAGCGTCGACAGGCAGATGGTTTCGTTCGAGGCAGGCTCTGCACTCATGGGGACAATCCCGGTTTGTCAGTCGACGGCAATCAGGGCGGCGGCCACGGGCCGGTCTTCCGACAGCATGACATTGTATGTGCGAACGGCAGCGCCGGTGTTCATCGGATCGCTGCCGATGCCGTGGGCCTTGAGCTTCGCTTTCAGCGGCGCCGGCAACAGGCGGAGACCCGTGCCAGTACCCAGCAGAAGGAATTCGATGTCGTCGGCGTCCTGAAACACACGTTCGAACAGCTCGGCAGTCAGTTCATCTCCGTCAGCCACGTCCCAGCCATAGACGCCGGACGGCAGGCAAAGCAGAGAGCCACGGTGCGACATGTCGGCAAAGCGGAAGCCCCCGTTTCCGTAGGCGTCGATCGGCGGACGCCCCGGAAAATGTGCCTCCCGGATGATGATGCCCTTCGCCAAGACCTCAGGCCGTCACTTTGCTCTGGTCGTCGTCTTCCGCGCCCTCGGCATCGTCCTGGAAGCTCTCCGGACGCAGCTTGAAGGCAATCAGGACCGGCGCGGCGATGTAGATCGACGAGAAGGTACCGACGGCGACACCGAACAGCATGGCAAAGGTGAAGGAGCGAATGACTTCGCCGCCGAAGAGGTAGAGAGCCGTCAGAGCCAGAAGCGTCGTCGCCGACGTCAGTACGGTACGCGACAGCGTCTGGTTGATCGAGGTATCGATCAGCAGCGGCAGCGGCATCTTGCGATAGCGCCTGAGGTTTTCACGCATTCGGTCATAGACGACGACGGTGTCGTTCAGCGAGTAGCCGACGATCGTCAGCACCGCCGCGATACTGGTCAGGTTGAATTCGACCCCGGTCAGCACGAACAGGCCGATCGTCAATATGACGTCGTGCACGGTCGCGATGATCGCGCCGACGGCGAACTGCCATTCGAAGCGGAACCAGATGTAGATCAGGATCGCCGCCAGCGAGACGAGAACACCAAGCGTTGCCGATTGCGTCAATTCGCTGGAGACGACAGGACCGACGACTTCGACGCGGCGGAACTCGTAGGTGCTCTCCAGTTCGTTGCGCACCAGCGCCAGCGCCGACTGTTCGGCATTGTCGCCGCCGCCCTGCGCCTGCAGGCGGACGAGCACTTCGGACGGATCGCCGAATTCCTGCGCCTGGATGTCGCCGAGGTTCAACTCGGACAGACGGTCGCGGATGTCGGCAATATCGGCATTGCCGCTTCTCGCCTTCAGCTCGATGATCGAGCCGCCCTTGAAGTCGATGCCGAGGTTCATGCCGACGGTGGCGAAGCCGACCAGCGCGGCAATCGACAGCGCTGCCGAGATGATGAACGTGTAGCGGCGGAAGCCCATGAAGCGGATGTTCGCTCCGTCGAAGATGCCGGTACGGATACCGTTCGGCAGGTGCTTCGGACGACGGCGACGGACCCATTCGGCCACCAGCCAGCGGGTCAGCGTGAAGGCGGTGAAGACCGTCGTCAGGATACCGATGGCGAGCGTGACGGCAAAGCCGCGGACCGGACCCGAACCGAGATAGAAGAGAATGACGGCGGCAATCAGCGTCGTGACGTTGGCGTCGACGATGGTCGCATAAGCCTTGGAGAAACCGGTATCGATCGCCTGGATCAGCGGCCTGCCGTTTTTCACCTCTTCGCGTATGCGCTCATAGATGAGGACGTTTGAGTCGACCGCCATACCCATGGTCAACACAATACCGGCAATACCCGGCAAGGTCAGCGTCGAGCCGATCAGCGACAGGACGGCGATCAGCATGACGATGTTGACGAACAGCGCGACGTTGGCGATGACGCCGAAGAAGCCGTAGAAGCCGAGCATGAAGACGACAACCGCGGCCGCGCCGATGATGCCGGCGACGATACCGGCATTGATCGAGTCAGCGCCGAGGCTCGGGCCGACGGTGCGTTCCTCAACGACCGTCAGTGTTGCCGGAAGCGCGCCGGCGCGCAGCAGAACGGCGAGATCGTTGGCGGACTGAATGGTGAAGTTGCCGGAAATCTGGCCCGTGCCGCCGGTGATCGGTTCGCGAATGACCGGAGCCGAAATCACCTGATCGTCGAGAATGATCGCGAATGGCTTGCCGACATTGGCGGTGGTCGCCCGCGAGAATGCGGTGGCGCCCTTGGAATCGAAGCGGAAGTTGACGACCGGTTCGTTGGAGCGCTGGTCGAAGCTTGCCTGCGCATCGACGAGTTCATCGCCCGAGACCAGCGCCTGCTTTTCGATCAGGTACGGGACCGGCGGATCGTCGGTCGAGTAAAGCACTTCGGACGTCACCGGCGGACGACCGTTGATCGCCTCCTGCACGGGCATCGAATCGTCGACCATGTGGAAGGAAAGCTTGGCCGTCTGGTTCAGGAGCGCCTTCAGGCGCTGCGGATCCTGCAGGCCCGGAACCTGGACGATGATGCGGTCGTCACCCTGGCGCTGGATCAGCGGCTCGGTGTTGCCGAGTTCGTCGACGCGGCGGCGAACGACTTCGATCGACTGCGTGAGCGCAGACGAGAGACGGTAATTGATGCCCTGGTCGGTGAGGTCGAGGCGGATGGTGTTGTTCTGGCCATCCTCCATGTTGACTTCCTGGATCGAGCCACCAGTCAACGTGCCGGCGCTGATCAGTTCGGTCAGCGGACGCAGCGCCTCCTTGGCGGCGTCGTATTCGTTCGGGTCGGTGATCTTCACCTGAACCGTCTGCCCGGCGCCGGAGAGGCCGGTATAACGGATCTTGGCGGCGCGCAGCTTGGCGCGCACGTCGGCGACCGTCGTTTCAAGCCGCTCCTTGATGATGTCGGAGCGCTCGATCTTCAGCATGATATGGGAGCCGCCCTGAAGGTCGAGACCGAGCGTCACCTTGCTGTCGGGAAGCCAGGACGGAAGCTCCGCCAGCTGCTTGTCGCTGAAAAGGTTCGGCGCTGCGGTCAGGAAGGCCACAAGAACGGCGAGCCAGATGAAGGTGGTTTTCCAGCGGGAGAAATAGAGCATCGGTTTCTCGGCTTCAGAGTATCTTTATCATGCGAAAGGCGTGCGGACCGGTTGGTTCGCACGCCTGAATGAAGGCATCAATTGCCGCTGTCGGCCTTGACCGGCTCGCCCTTGACCCGGACGTCGGAGACATGGGCGCGGACGACACGAACGCGCACGCCGTCGGCAATTTCCACTTCGAGTTCGTTGTCATCGATCACCTTCGTGACCTTGCCGAGCACGCCGCCGCCCGTGACGACCTGGTCGCCGCGGCGAATGGCCTTCAGGGTTTCTTCGCGCTTCTTCATCTGCTGGCGCTGCGGACGGATCAGCAGGAAGTACCAGACGACCATCAAGGGCACGAACAGGAACAGCATTTCCATG
Proteins encoded in this region:
- a CDS encoding DUF1127 domain-containing protein, yielding MSPIRYAKNWINYRRTLKELGNLSSQTLDDIGLSRYDIRSIAAKSFR
- the trmFO gene encoding methylenetetrahydrofolate--tRNA-(uracil(54)-C(5))-methyltransferase (FADH(2)-oxidizing) TrmFO codes for the protein MSKTSSTDTPIHVIGGGLAGSEAAWQIASAGIPVILHEMRGVRGTDAHKTDGLAELVCSNSFRSDDATSNAVGVIHAEMRLAGSLIMRSADAHQVPAGGALAVDRDGFSDAVTATIAGHPLITVVREEISGLPPSDWGQAIIATGPLTAPSLAAAIQEETGADALAFFDAIAPIVHTDSIDMDICWYQSRYDKVGPGGTGKDYINCPMNEEQYNTFVDALIAGDTVGFKEWEGTPYFDGCLPIEVMAERGRETLRHGPMKPMGLTDAHNPTVKPYAVVQLRQDNALGTLYNMVGFQTKLKYGTQAEIFRMIPGLENAEFARLGGLHRNTYINSPVLLDPSLTLKGRPGLRFAGQITGCEGYVESAAIGLLAGRFAAAEQKGEPISLPPATTALGSLLNHITGGHIVSDDEPGKRSFQPMNINFGLFPELAPGSIVKPVEGKRFRGKEKAAMKKRLMAERALADCADWLGLETREKQAV
- a CDS encoding phytoene/squalene synthase family protein — translated: MSAEPASNETICLSTLRETDRDRYLVALLSPEARRRALVALYAYNAEIAKVRDLVHEPLPGEVRLQWWRDIIEGQNPGQAEANPLSAELMAAIAAHRLPTAPLIAMSEARIFDLYDDPMPDVATLEAYAGETASALIQLASLVLSPEKAGDSAAAAGHAGVAQTIAGLLLLMPRHRQRGQLYLPLDILSATGLDRDGFLEGQDRERIGAAISAFAGLGIDHLKKARAEQRPSPDVFAAFLPVALAESVLQKAVKLKASVFDQPLQPSQWRRQLTLVRAMVTKRF
- a CDS encoding Mth938-like domain-containing protein, which gives rise to MAKGIIIREAHFPGRPPIDAYGNGGFRFADMSHRGSLLCLPSGVYGWDVADGDELTAELFERVFQDADDIEFLLLGTGTGLRLLPAPLKAKLKAHGIGSDPMNTGAAVRTYNVMLSEDRPVAAALIAVD
- the secDF gene encoding protein translocase subunit SecDF; the protein is MLYFSRWKTTFIWLAVLVAFLTAAPNLFSDKQLAELPSWLPDSKVTLGLDLQGGSHIMLKIERSDIIKERLETTVADVRAKLRAAKIRYTGLSGAGQTVQVKITDPNEYDAAKEALRPLTELISAGTLTGGSIQEVNMEDGQNNTIRLDLTDQGINYRLSSALTQSIEVVRRRVDELGNTEPLIQRQGDDRIIVQVPGLQDPQRLKALLNQTAKLSFHMVDDSMPVQEAINGRPPVTSEVLYSTDDPPVPYLIEKQALVSGDELVDAQASFDQRSNEPVVNFRFDSKGATAFSRATTANVGKPFAIILDDQVISAPVIREPITGGTGQISGNFTIQSANDLAVLLRAGALPATLTVVEERTVGPSLGADSINAGIVAGIIGAAAVVVFMLGFYGFFGVIANVALFVNIVMLIAVLSLIGSTLTLPGIAGIVLTMGMAVDSNVLIYERIREEVKNGRPLIQAIDTGFSKAYATIVDANVTTLIAAVILFYLGSGPVRGFAVTLAIGILTTVFTAFTLTRWLVAEWVRRRRPKHLPNGIRTGIFDGANIRFMGFRRYTFIISAALSIAALVGFATVGMNLGIDFKGGSIIELKARSGNADIADIRDRLSELNLGDIQAQEFGDPSEVLVRLQAQGGGDNAEQSALALVRNELESTYEFRRVEVVGPVVSSELTQSATLGVLVSLAAILIYIWFRFEWQFAVGAIIATVHDVILTIGLFVLTGVEFNLTSIAAVLTIVGYSLNDTVVVYDRMRENLRRYRKMPLPLLIDTSINQTLSRTVLTSATTLLALTALYLFGGEVIRSFTFAMLFGVAVGTFSSIYIAAPVLIAFKLRPESFQDDAEGAEDDDQSKVTA
- the yajC gene encoding preprotein translocase subunit YajC — its product is MFFTQAFAQDAAGGAAGFGSGMEMLFLFVPLMVVWYFLLIRPQRQQMKKREETLKAIRRGDQVVTGGGVLGKVTKVIDDNELEVEIADGVRVRVVRAHVSDVRVKGEPVKADSGN